A genome region from Alkalimarinus coralli includes the following:
- a CDS encoding NAD(P)/FAD-dependent oxidoreductase — translation MSHYDVVVIGAGAAGLMCAITAGNRGRKVLVVDHANKAGKKILMSGGGRCNFINMYSEPENFLSHNPHFCKSALVRYTQWDFIALVDKHGIPYHEKKLGQLFCDNKSSDILEMLLRESDEADVTIRLNTSVEGIEKTEQGFELKTNTSDVTCESLVIATGALSIPTMGATGFGYDIARQFGHTIHDTRAGLVPFVITNQLKPLCEALSGSSVDTTVSCNGQTFRENILFTHRGISGPAILQISSYWREGDEVEINLLPDREAQSWLTEEQSARPNAELRTVLSDVFTKKMATLFCENWFASKPMKQYTAPELEKIATQLSEWKITPSGTEGYRTAEVTIGGVDTNELSSKTMMSNKVDGLYFIGEVVDVTGWLGGFNFQWAWSSGHAAGERV, via the coding sequence TTGTCGCATTATGATGTTGTTGTAATTGGAGCGGGTGCTGCTGGCCTAATGTGTGCCATAACGGCAGGCAATAGAGGACGTAAGGTTCTCGTGGTTGACCACGCAAACAAAGCCGGTAAGAAAATACTCATGTCGGGAGGAGGGCGTTGTAACTTCATCAACATGTACTCAGAACCGGAGAACTTCCTCTCACATAATCCTCACTTCTGTAAATCTGCATTGGTGCGATACACCCAATGGGACTTTATCGCATTGGTTGATAAACATGGCATCCCCTATCACGAAAAAAAGTTAGGCCAGTTATTTTGCGATAACAAGTCGAGCGATATTCTAGAGATGCTGTTGCGAGAGAGTGACGAGGCCGATGTAACGATACGGCTCAATACGTCGGTAGAGGGTATCGAAAAAACGGAACAAGGTTTTGAACTAAAAACCAATACATCAGACGTCACCTGTGAGTCCCTCGTGATTGCAACCGGCGCATTATCGATACCCACCATGGGAGCCACTGGTTTTGGCTATGATATCGCCCGACAATTTGGCCATACCATACATGACACCCGTGCCGGGTTGGTTCCATTTGTTATTACCAATCAACTCAAACCCCTTTGTGAAGCCTTATCTGGCAGCTCGGTCGATACCACTGTTAGCTGTAATGGCCAGACCTTTAGAGAAAATATACTGTTTACCCACCGGGGGATTAGCGGCCCGGCCATCCTTCAAATATCCTCATATTGGCGAGAAGGGGATGAAGTAGAGATAAACTTGCTGCCAGACCGTGAAGCGCAAAGCTGGCTTACCGAAGAACAATCGGCACGCCCCAATGCTGAGCTACGCACCGTATTGTCTGATGTATTCACAAAGAAAATGGCAACGCTTTTTTGTGAAAACTGGTTTGCATCAAAACCGATGAAACAATATACCGCGCCAGAGCTTGAGAAAATCGCCACCCAACTGAGTGAATGGAAAATTACCCCCTCAGGGACAGAAGGGTATAGAACCGCAGAAGTCACTATTGGTGGAGTTGATACCAATGAACTCTCATCCAAAACCATGATGTCTAATAAGGTTGATGGCTTGTATTTTATTGGGGAAGTGGTTGATGTGACGGGGTGGTTAGGGGGCTTTAATTTTCAGTGGGCATGGAGCTCGGGGCATGCAGCGGGGGAGAGGGTTTAG